In Sphingobacterium sp. SRCM116780, the genomic stretch ATGAAGAACAAAACAGCTTTTGATATTGGCTTTACCTTATCAGCAAGAGGAGAGTTCTCGATCATTATGGCAAACATTGGAAAAGCAGGTAACCTGTTACCTGTTATTCAATCATTCGTTGTTGTTTATGTATTGATTCTATCTATTGTATCACCACTTCTGACAAAAGAATCAAGAAATATTTGGACCAAACTCTTCGGGAAAGATGACATCAAACCCAAAGTAATCAAACGACTCAGTGATTTAGAATCTGGACAATCATTATAAAAAAAGCGAATTTATATTATAAGTTCGCTTTTTTTATAGAAAGCCTAATTCCAATTTTGCTTCTTCACTCATCATATCTTTTGTCCATGGCGGATCAAATGTTAACTCAACAAGAGCTTCCGTTACGCCAGGAAGCGCCGCAACTTTGCTTTGCACTTCGTCCATAATTTGACCTGCAACAGGACAACCCGGAGCAGTTAATGTCATTACGATTTTTGCAGTGCCATTTTCTTTTGTGATAATTTCATACACCAACCCTAAATCAACGATGTTCGCCGGTTTTAATTCTGGGTCATAGACTGTTTCTAGAGCCTCTTGGATGCTTGCTGCAATATTTAATTTATCTAGAATTATAATACTCATGTTATGATATTTTCTTTTTATCATGAATTGCTTCCTGATATATTTGTAATAATTGCTTTTTATTTTCTGTAGGTGTAAAATTACTAAAATAGAATTCTTTTGTTGTTTGTCTAATGTTAAATTTTTCTTGCTGACTATAGTTTTTCCAACAAGTCAACGTTGTTAACATACTTTCCACATGCTGTGGATTAAATAATAGACCTGTTCTGTTTGGAAGAATCAGTTCACTTAATGCTCCAATATCACTTCCTATAACAGGAGTACCAACAGAAAAAGCTTCTAAGATAGTCATTGGCATTCCTTCAAACCATAGCGATGGAACAATTAATGCTTCTGCCTTTTCTACTAAAGGGATAATATCTTCACGTGATTTGAAACCTAAATAGTGAATATTCGTATGTTGTTGTGCCGCATGCTGAACAGACTGCTTCAATTCACCGTCACCTATGATCAGGATTTTGTAATCCACTTTAGCAAATGCTTCTAACAAGTTTAATATTCCTTTTTCTTCTGTGAGTCTACCAATGTAAATAAAATAATCTTCAAAAGACAATGAAGACATGTCGATAGGAAAAGTAAAATTAGGTTTGATGACGAATTTATTTGGATCAATAGTTAAAGTAGAGCTTGTAAATAATTTTTTTGCAAAACTTGATAAGGTAATATAACGGTTGACGCTATTCCATGTTCCTATTTTGCGATGAAACCAATAGTTCAATGCTAAAATGAAGGTTTTGATAGTAGAATGATCCATGACTTTCTTTTTTACGGCTGTCCAAGGAAATTTTTCCTGAATGCTAGCTAAAAATAATTCGTGATCATGATACAGAATTGCTGAAGGGCAAATAAGGCGAAAATTGTGAAGCGTCATAACTAAAGGAATCCCCATATTATGAATAGATCTCAAAATAATAGGACCACTTGCATAATGCGTATTGTGGATATGGATGACCTCTGGTTTAAATTCTTTAATCGTATCCCTTACACGATATGCTGCCGCTAAATTCCAAAAAGAAAAAAGTGTTTGCAAAGCACCTTTCCATCCTTTTTTATTTTGAAAAGTTAAGGTTAAGACATCATTATCTATAGCAAGTAATTCACTCTCTTGCTGAAAAACAGTGTCTTCACCCCCTGGGTTCTGATAGAAAGTATGGATGATAAGAATGCGCATGAAAAGTCGCTTTTTTTACAAATGTACTATTTTGCATGAATTAAACCGTTTTCAATAGTACTTATCAAAAGATTGTTTTTATAATTCTTATCTTCGCGTATCATTAGGAGATGATGACTAAAGACTATGCAGCATTTACAGAAACTAATCTTTGACTCGATTCAAAACAGTCAATTTCCGAATCAACCTTCCAATTTGTATGATCCAATTCGTTACTTTTTAAGTCTGGGAGGGAAACGTATCAGACCTGCTTTAACTTTAATGGCTGCTGAAATGTTTGGGATTAAAGATATTACAGATGCTGTTCCTGCCGCAAAGTCTATTGAGTTTTTTCATAATTTCTCACTCATACATGATGATGTTATGGATAAAGCGCCATTGCGGAGAGGAAAGGAAACAGTTCATGAGAAATGGGATTTGAATGTTGCTATTCTTTCTGGTGATGGTTTATTAGTGAAAGCTTATGTCGAATTAGCAAACTGTCCACCTATCTATATCTCCGATTTGCTGAAAACGTTTAACCGAATAGCAATCGAAGTATGTGAAGGACAACAAATGGATATGGATTATGAGCAGGCAGATCATATTACCATGTTTCAATATATCGAAATGATCAGGTTGAAAACTTCTGTATTATTAGGCGGAGCATTACAGATGGGAGCTATATTAGCAAATGCTAGTCTTGAAGATCAAAAACTGATTTACGAGTTTGGTGAAAATATTGGAATAGCTTTTCAACTTCAAGATGATGTATTAGACGCATATGGTAATCCTGAAACCTTCGGTAAACAAATAGGTGGTGATATTTTGATCAACAAGAAGACCTATCTTTTAGTCAAATTAATGGAACTTATTGTAGAAGAAGACAAGCAGATTCTTCAAGAATTATTAAACGCTACAACAGCGAATAATCCGAATAAGTTGGAAGGTATATTAGATCTATATCGTAAATATGATGTTAAGATATTAGCAGATCAATTGAAAGATGATTTTACGCAAAAAGCATTTGAAAGATTATCTGCTCTTAGTATACCAAATGATAAAAAAGAAGCGTTAATAACATTGTCGAATCAACTACTCATTAGAGAGCAATAACAAATCTATATTTGTAAAATTGTCTTTATTTAATAAAAATTTCTTAATTTGTAGATCTAATTCATCATATACTTACGAAACAACTATAAATGGAACCGTTAAAAGTAACAATCTTTCAAGCATACCTTTTTTGGGAAAACGTTGATAAAAACTTGAGCAATCTTGCTCTTAAACTATCAAATCTGAGAGAAAAAACGGATCTCATTATCTTACCTGAAATGTTTAACACTGGATTCACAAATAATGTGGAGAAATGTGCCGAAACATCAGATGGAAAAACCATGCAATGGTTATTTCAAATGTCTCATGACTTAAATTGTGTTATTGCTGGATCTTTAATTATTACTGAAAACGGAAAGTATTTTAATCGGTTTGTGTGGATGTCTCCAGATGGAACCTATGTGAAATATGATAAACGTCATTTATTTGCGATGGCGAAAGAAAATGAATATTTTACCGCTGGATATGAACGTATTATAGTTAATATTAGAGGTTGGAAAATCTGTCCAATGGTTTGTTATGATTTAAGATTCCCAGTATGGTCTAGAAACGTAAATAGTGCTTATGATTTACTTGTTTACACGGCCAATTGGCCTGATAAGCGCTCTTCTCATTGGCGTACTTTAATTCCTGCTCGAGCGATTGAAAATCAAGCTTTTGTTATTGGGGTAAACCGTGTAGGACATGATGGAAATGATATTTATTATTCTGGAGGATCTATGTGTATCTCACCTTTAGGAGATGTGGTTTATTATAAACCTGAAGATGAAGACTTGTATACTTTTACCATTCACCCCAAAGATCTTCAAGAAGCCCGAGAAACTTTCCCATTTTTACAAGACGCAGATTCTTTTACAATAGAATAGTCGCTTATTGATAGGGTCTATCTAGTATGATAGACATAATAACTGCTTTTCTAAGGTCAAAATCATCAGCTATGCTTTTTTCTTGATCAGTATGCATCGATTTTGCTTTTTTACTTAAAGCTAAACGATGTTCTTCTCTCTCTTGTTTAAAACGTTGAATCTCATTCGTTTCTTTTATTTTTTCAGCATAAAAAGGTGGTGGAATATCTACATGATTCTTTTTGTTTTCTATTTTGGGTACAGGAGAAGTTCTTTGTACAGGACTAATAGGAGGCAAGATTGTTTTTTTTCTTTTTAGTGCAGCCTCTTGTTCCTTGATATAATTTTGGTAAGATTTATAACCAAAAATGGCTAATCCAATTAATAACGGTATTAACTTTTCCATATGATGAAGATAATAAAAATATCACATAAATTTTTGTTATACCATGTAAAGTTATATATTTATGAACATAATCTTATTTTAACCAAAGACTCATAGTTAATTTTATTATTTATACGAAGTAAATATCTTCTTTGGTTAAAAAAGGTTTCATATACTATAACCTAAAAAAAGACTTTGATTATTATGCTAAATGAAGATTTAATTGGAAAAGTAGAATTCTATGATTTTCTAACAGGTAAAGCAACTACGGCAATATCGCGTAGGATGCAGCGTAATTTAAAGGATGTGGGAATCAATATTACGGCTGAACAATGGAGTATTCTGTACAATTTATGGCAAGAAGAAGGACTGACACAACAAGAGTTAGCTACTCGAACTTTTAGAGACAAACCTAGCATTACGAGATTAATTAACAATTTGGAAAAATTAAATTTAGTGATTCGGGTAAATGATAAAGAAGATCGTAGGTCTAATTTGATTTATTTAACTAAGGCTGCTCGAAAACTGAAGGAAATGGGGATGCAGCAGGCGAATAAAACTATTGCAGAAGCTTTAGATGGCGTATGTTCTGAGTCTATTGATATGGCTCAATTAACTTTGCAGCAAGTGATTTGTAATTTAAGAAAATAAGAAAGGTCCTTTAATTTAAAGGACCTTTCTTATTTTAAAATACTCTAGCTTCAAAGTCTGTGTGACTTTCGATTAGCTTGCCTTCCCTTCCAAAATAAATTTCTTGAAAGCTTAGCGTATTGACAGCATCTACTTTTCGGAAGAATTTATCAGCATTAACATCTGCTAAGGTTTTAAAACCGCAAGCTTCCATGATTTCGACAGTAGCACGTAAAGTATTACGATGAAATTGAGCAACACGTACATATTTATCATTCACATCTAATCCTTTATATAAATGAGGTTGTTGTGTAGCAACTCCAACAGGACAAACATCTTCGTTACATTTGAGTGCTTGGATACATCCTAAAGCAAACATCATTCCCCTTGCGCTATAACAAGCATCTGCTCCAAGGGCAATTACTTTCAATAAGTCAAACCCAGTAACAATTCTACTCGATACTAATAATTTGATATGTCTTTTTAATCCAAATGCAATCAAGGTCTTGGTTACAAATGCTAAAGCATCATACAAAGGCATTCCTAAATTATCTGTAAATTCTAATGGCGCAGCACCCGTTCCCCCCTCAGATCCATCAATAGAAATAAAATCTGGAAATATTTGAGTAGTTTGCATCGCACGACAAATGTCTATAAACTCTTGCTTGTCACCGATACACATTTTAAATCCTACAGGTTTGAAATCACTCAATTCTTTCATTTTGTGAATAAATTCCATCATTTCAATTGGATTAGAAAATGCACTGTGTGCGGGCGGTGACATAACATCTGTACCAGGAATGACGTGACGAATTGCAGCAACCTCAGGTGTGTTTTTAGCAGCAGGAAGTATACCACCATGACCAGGCTTAGCTCCTTGAGATAATTTCAACTCAATCATTTTTACATTGGCGCGTGAAGTCTTCTCTCTATATAGCTCAGCATCAAATTTGCCATCATGTGTTCTACATCCAAAATATCCGGTACCTACTTGCCAAATTAAATCCCCCCCACTGTTGTGGTAATCGCTAATACCACCTTCTCCTGTATTGTGTGCAAAATTTTGTAATTGCGCTCCTTTATTTAAAGCTGTAATAGCTGTTTTACTTAAAGCGCCATAACTCATAGCTGAAATATTGAATACACTTAAGCTATAAGGATGTTTACAAGATTCGTTACCAACAGTGGTTCTTAAGTCATGACTCTCTATATGACAAGGAAAAACAGAATGAGCAGCCCATTCATTACCTACAGCTTGAGGATCTGTTTGCATACCAAATGCCACAGTTTCCCTTTGATTTTTGGCACGTTGATATACGATAGACCGTTGTCTTCTATTGAAAGGACGGCCATCTGTGTCAGACTCCCAGAAATATTGACGTAATTCTGGACGAATAGACTCAAAGAAATAACGGAAATATCCCACTAAAGGATAGTTCCTTAAGATAGCATGTTTGTGTTGGAAACTATGATATAGAGCAACAAATAAAAGAGGCATTGGTATAACAAGCAACCAAAACCATTGTGGAGTAAAAATAAGACCAAAGGAGATAATAATCAAATTGATTACGATCATGGTACCAAGAATTAATTTTCTAACGGTCATAATTTAAATAGTATTTTAGACTCTTATTTAATAAAAATTAGCTAATCGAGATTAATCATCTGTGATAAAATTATACAAGATAAATCCCTTATCTTTCAATATTTATATGTATTCAATTATTGAACCAATATTCAATTTTTTGTAGAGCAAAAGTACTAAGTTCCTTTTTCAAAAGAAAATTATTGGCAGGAATGAGATAGTTTTAAAAACTTACTAAGGAAATGATATTTAGTTTTTTCTTTTTACAATCTCTTGTGATAATAGTTGATAGATTTGTTTCCAATTCTCCTGATCACTGATAAAATCCAAATGCTTTTTTATCGTGATTTCGTCATTTCTTATTGCTGGGCCAGTTTGAACATCCTTTGGCAGCTTGGATTGGACTTTTAGAGCAGTTTCCAATATAATAGGACGAATCAAATCAAAAGGTAGATCGTTTTGAAATAAAAGATCATAACTGATTTGAAAGAGTGCGTTCGCAAAGTTATTTGAAAATACAGATGCGACATGAATGGCAAGCCTTTGATATGAAGTGCAAGCAATAGACTTAGGAGCTATTTCTTGTATAAGATTAAATAAGATATTAAAAGTTATCGAGTTGTCTCCCTCAATACAGAAGGGTATCAAACTAAAATCTGAATCTTGATTTTTGGAAATGGATTGAGGGGGATAAATGATACCATACCGTTTGAATTTATTTAATACTTGTATGTCAGTCGCTCCAGAGCAATGTATAACAATGCCATTCAAAGTGTCAGGAAGCTTTTCTATTATCGCTAATATAGCTTGATCACTAATCGCGATGATATATAAGTCAGCGTCTGGATTTATAGCGGAAATTTGATTAATTGCTTCTGCATTTACAACAAAGGCCAATGCTTGCGCATTGACCTTTTGTTGACTGAATATTTGTACTATTTTGTGACCTTTATTATAGAAGTTATGAGCAAAATGTGTTGCTATGTTCCCACTTCCTAAGATAACAATGTTCATTAGCTTTGCTTTTGATCTAATCGTTTTATTTCCTTATTTCTTTTAAAGATAGACATAAAGAATCCAATTGTCATGATAATTGTACCACACCAGAAAAAATTAATGTAAGGGAACTTAATCGCTTTGAATACAATCCATTTTTTCTCAGGTAATGGTTTTTGATAAACCATGATTTCCAATTTGTCTTTTTTAGGCAAGATGTTGGAAAAACGGAAACGTAATCCCTGATCATTGACATCTTTATTGAAATCATAAGAAGTACCATCTTTTATTAGGAAGACAGGCTCTACGTTATATTCTTTTTTATCAGAAGCTATGACTTTGATTTTCAAACCTACAATAACATCTTTTTCTCCTTTAGGGATATTTTCTAGATGCGCATTTTTATTGACACTTTCAATTACAAAAAAGCCATTACGATAACGAAGAGTATCTCCTACATTGACTTCATAAGTGGCAGGTTCTTCATAATCTTCAAAACCAGTCTTTTTATCTGCAGGAATATTTGCATTTTTGGCTTGTAAATCTGAAGCTGCTGCTGTAATTAACGTATAAATATCATGGGTAATGTAATGTTTGGTTGCAGGAGTACCAATCAGCCCACCCATTTTTGGGTTATTTTGAGCGAAAGGCATAAGAACAAATGAACTTTTAGCTTTTCCACTTTCCTCATCAATACTTTCATATTTGATTTTATAGAAAACATTTGGTTCAGCAACACTATCTCCTACATAAGTGATTCGGTATTCACCCATTTGGACAGGTTCTCCTTCGGTTAAGAATAGATTGTCGCCTGGTTTTTCCACTTTATCGAATCCAGATACAGCAATATAGCCAGTATTGTTGATCGAAATTACCTCATTAGTTGATGCTGCTATCATTGCACCAATTAACAATAAACCAAAACCAATATGCGCCACAGCTGAACCTGCCAATTTCCATTTTCCCTTTACAGCGCCAGCTAATACACGGATATTCGCTAATATGCAAAATATAGAAGAGAACGTAATTAAGATAAAAATTAAGTTGGTATATGTTTTCGTAATATACGAAACCGCAGCGGTCAATATAACGGCTACAATTAGTGATGCGATAGTAGAGGCAAAAAATTTCTTTGGATCAGTCTTCTTGTACTTTAAGAATTGTGTGATTGAAGTCAAAATCATAATAATAACAGCAAAGCCCGATTGCCATCTATTATAATGTTTAACTGGATCTAATGGAGGAGCAATCTTAGTTCCGAAGATGGCATTATAAACAGGAATAGAAGTTGATGCGATTATCTGAACACAAGCAACTGTTAACACCAATGCTCCAATAAATAACCAAAACTCTCGAGAATAGATATCTTCTTCTTTTTGAGTACTGGGCATATGTTTTTTACGAACCACCAGTAGAACAATGGTAATAACAAAAAATACCACATTGAACGCAATTAATTGGACATTTAATCCTAAATCAGTAAAAGCGTGTACAGATGTTTCGCCGAGAATACCACTTCTGGTTAAGTATGATGCATAGATTACCAATACAAAACTGATTAAAGCTAAAAATGTAGCAGTGAAGTAAGAATGCCCTGAATTTTTATTGGCAATCATTACGTGAACAGCTGCAATCAAAGTAAACCAAGGAATAATAGATGCATTTTCAACAGGATCCCATGCCCAAAATCCACCAAAGTTAAGTGCTTCATACGCCCAAAATGAGCCCATGATGATACCAGCTCCCAATACCATTACAGCAAAAAGTGCCCATGGTAATCCTAGTGTTATCCATTCTTTATAGCGTTTTGTCCATAAACCTGCTGCAGCATAAGCAAAGGGAACCACCATGGATGCAAATCCTAAAAATAGGGTCGGGGGATGAATCACCATCCAATAATTTTGTAATAAAGGATTTAATCCATTTCCATCAGGAATTAAAGATAAGTAGTCGGGTTTACTAAATATTGGCGCCTGGATAGCATCTCTCAGTAAAATAAAAGGAGAGCTACCAAAATGAAATCCAAAAATTTGAACCCCAACGATCATTGATGCTAAAAAGACCTGACACAACATGATGAAGGTCATGACAGGGCTTTCCCAATCTTTTGCTTTAAAAAATAAAACCGACCCCAACACACTTTGCCAAAACATCCATAACAAAAAGCTACCCTCTTGGCCTTCCCAGAAACTGGAAATGATATAATGTGTAGGTAATGCTTTTGAACTATGCGCCCAAGCATAGTGATATTCAAATAAATGATTGTGTATAATGTAGAATAAAATTACGCCGATAGCTATAATTGAAATGGTATTTATCCAAAAAGCAATTCGGGCAATTATTAACCAAGACTTATCTTCTTTATTTTTATTGACAGTAGCAAAATAATAACTTATAAAAGATAATAATGCTGTTCCGAATGAAAGAATAACAAAAAACTGTCCTATTTTTCCAGGTAATAGGTTTTCACCTACGAAGTTTACATCCATTTATTTGGTGATTTTATATTTTTAGTTATTGAATGCAGTAGCGTTAGTTTCAATAACCTCTACCTGATCTTGATTATATTTTGAAGGACATTTCATCAAAATCTTTGTCGCGTGGAAAACATTTCCATCCATTTTTCCTGTTAATACAATTTGTTCAGAACGTTCAATATCTTGTGGCTTTGAACCATTAAAAACAATTTGACATTCCGTACTATCGTTGTCATACATGAAAAATGAAAAATGATTAGCATTCGTTTTTGGATCATAATGCAAAGCTTTTTGTTTATTTAATACACCGACCACATACAGTTCAGTCTTTTTTTCCTTCGCTTCAGTAAAAGTTGAGTAGGTACTTGAATCTGTATATATGACAAGAATCATAGCAATTGCAACAGCAATGATAACGATTAGAATAATGGAACTTTTTTTCATTTTTTGACTTTTAACACTTTATCGAATACAAAATTACAAATAGATTGGCGAAGTAACTAAATTTGCAACTTTTGTTCTTTATTTGTAATCTTTCTAAATAAATAATTGTTGCTTGCAAAATAGCTTCGTGATTTCTTCGCTAATCCATTAAATCTGAATTAATATCTGTAATTTAGTTTACATCTTAATTTTTTACAACCAATTGAATGGAATGAAAATATTTGTGTATGGTATTACCACTATATTTTTGACTGTTTTTATTGTCCAATCTGTTCGTTCACAGACAAAAGTTTCTAATCATGAGATTGTTCTTCAAAATGATAATGATGTTTATCTATTTACAGCCCAAGATCGATATTATACAAATGGTATCAATATCAACTACCGGATAGGGTTAAAATTGGATACTACGAAAGTGAAAAATCGTATACTGGATATCGAATTTGGCCAAAAGATGTATAATGGGGTAGATCTAAAGCTGGATCAAAAAATTAAATGGGATAGACCCTTTGCTGGCTATTTATATGTATCAGGCGAATTCAATCAATATCATAAAAATGATCAGGTATGGAGTTTGAAAGTCGAACTTGGACAGGTCGGTCCTCTTGCACAAGGAGAAAAAGTTCAGGAAGTTATACATGATATTTTTAACATGTATCATGTGTCAGGTTGGAAAGACCAGATTTCAAATGAATTAGGTGTAGATGTGGGTATCAAGTATCAAAAACTATTTTATAGATCAAAGAATAAGAATTTTGAAATCTCTGCTATTGGATCAGCTACCTTAGGAATGAATCATACAAATACAGGGTTTAGTGTACCTATTCGATGGGGGTATCTACGCTCTTTTGATCAATCTGTTTTTACTAAAGGGCATGTCAATAGTCAATCAAACAGTAAAGAATTATTTCTTTATTATACACCCTCAGTTAATTTTCATCTCTATAATGCTACTCTACAAGGTGGTTTAGGAAAACGTGATCCCATAAAAGAGCTATATCAGATCGAAAATGTAATTGTCAATCATAAAATTGGATGTATGGTAGCAAACAAAAAATCTTCATTTGGATTATCTTATATTTTTCAATCAACAGAAGAACGCAAGATGCTTTATAAGACACATCAATATGGTAGTATTTTTTATGGATTAAGATTCTAGCGAGTTATCGATCGATTTATCGAATGTATTACCTGTGAATTTAGAGACTAACATACTTGCTACTGTATCACCTGTAGCATTCAACATGGTCGCTAAGGGGTCAACGAGCGTGCCAATAATCATGACTGCTGGTACAGCCTCAATGGGTAATCCGAGTACAGATATCATTAACATCTCTCCTATATATCCTCCATTCGGAATTCCTCCTGCAACTATACTCGCTAATAAAGTAATACCCAGTGAAATAATTAGCGTAGATGGATCAAAAAAATCACGACCAATGAGTAAGAAAGCAACATAAATTTTGAAGATAGAAGAAATACTAGACCCCTGCTTATGGAGGGTTGTTCCTAGTGGAATCACTACATTCGCAATTGGATCAGGAATGCCAATCTTTTTTGCAGCAAGTAGATTGGCGGGCATTGTGGCCAAGCTACTGCAGGTTCCAAGAGCTGTAAGCGAAGGCAGAATATTATTTCTCCAATAACTCGTAACCCCATGTTTCCCAGCTGAAATAAATGCAAACAGACTGAAAGCCAAAAAGAAATAGATGGTGCCAAATGCATAGTATAGACCTAAAGGTTTGGCATAGAATCCAAAAAGCTGGGGGCCAAGATCACTTACCTGGTAGGCGAAGTAAGCCCCTAGTCCAACAGGTGCTAATTTCATAATTAAAATAAGCAGATTTTTCATGACTTCATTTCCTCCATTTAAAAAGGAAAGAAATGGCTGAGCAACAGCACTAGATTTTCGAGTAGCAATACCTACCAAAAAAGAAAATATGACAAGGGCTAACATATTTTGTCTTGATAGTAAATTTGAAAATTCAGTAACAGTGATAAATCGAACCATTTTATCTCCCCAAGTGTCTTTGGGATTATTTTCTAATGCTTCATGTACCTGAGGGATATGCGGAGGGTCTAATGGAAAAAGATAAAGAATACCTATTGTCATGCAAGCTGCTATGAGAACTCCCATAATGAATACGACAGACATCGTTCCAATGATCTTTCCTAGTTGATTGTTTCCTTCAATATTGGCAACCGACGATGATATGGCAAAGAAAACCAAAGGAATAACAGATACAAATAGTAGGTTGAGGAAAACATCCCCTATAGGTTTTATATATTGAACAATATCAGGTAAATAAATACCTAAAATACTTCCGAATACGATACCTAGAAGAAGTAATAGGATACTTCCATAATTTTTGAAAAATATATTGGTTGAATACGCCATTGTAATCGCTAAAATAGCTGTTTTTTATTTTATTTTTGTCTAAAATATTCGTGAAATGGAATTTATTATGACTAGGGATGGTTCAAAAACGTTGTTTAATGAACAAATAGGAGAATGTTATCACTCCAAACATGGAGCTGTTCAGGAGAGCAAGCATGTTTTTATCAAGATGGGATTAGATCATTTCTTTCACCAATATGATCAAGATGAAATTGCTATTTTGGAAATAGGCTTTGGTACAGGCTTAAACTTTATTCAAACTTTAGCCTATACTAATGATCAGAAAATACAGATTGATTATCTCGGAATAGAAGGATTCCCTTTATCATTGGAAACGGTCCAAAAAACCGGATATGATGATTTTATCTCTAGAGACAATTGGAATGATTACATCTCAAATTATCAACAGGCATTCAAAGAAGATACTTCTATCAATGCAAAAGTAAAATTGCATATCGATCATACGTTATTGATGGATTTTGATAGTGACAAAAGATTTGATATTGTATATTTTGATGCGTTTGCAACTATTCATCAACCGGAGATGTGGTCTGATGAAGCTTTAGCACATGTTGCTAAATTTATGAAATCAGGG encodes the following:
- a CDS encoding heme lyase CcmF/NrfE family subunit, with the protein product MDVNFVGENLLPGKIGQFFVILSFGTALLSFISYYFATVNKNKEDKSWLIIARIAFWINTISIIAIGVILFYIIHNHLFEYHYAWAHSSKALPTHYIISSFWEGQEGSFLLWMFWQSVLGSVLFFKAKDWESPVMTFIMLCQVFLASMIVGVQIFGFHFGSSPFILLRDAIQAPIFSKPDYLSLIPDGNGLNPLLQNYWMVIHPPTLFLGFASMVVPFAYAAAGLWTKRYKEWITLGLPWALFAVMVLGAGIIMGSFWAYEALNFGGFWAWDPVENASIIPWFTLIAAVHVMIANKNSGHSYFTATFLALISFVLVIYASYLTRSGILGETSVHAFTDLGLNVQLIAFNVVFFVITIVLLVVRKKHMPSTQKEEDIYSREFWLFIGALVLTVACVQIIASTSIPVYNAIFGTKIAPPLDPVKHYNRWQSGFAVIIMILTSITQFLKYKKTDPKKFFASTIASLIVAVILTAAVSYITKTYTNLIFILITFSSIFCILANIRVLAGAVKGKWKLAGSAVAHIGFGLLLIGAMIAASTNEVISINNTGYIAVSGFDKVEKPGDNLFLTEGEPVQMGEYRITYVGDSVAEPNVFYKIKYESIDEESGKAKSSFVLMPFAQNNPKMGGLIGTPATKHYITHDIYTLITAAASDLQAKNANIPADKKTGFEDYEEPATYEVNVGDTLRYRNGFFVIESVNKNAHLENIPKGEKDVIVGLKIKVIASDKKEYNVEPVFLIKDGTSYDFNKDVNDQGLRFRFSNILPKKDKLEIMVYQKPLPEKKWIVFKAIKFPYINFFWCGTIIMTIGFFMSIFKRNKEIKRLDQKQS
- a CDS encoding cytochrome c maturation protein CcmE — translated: MKKSSIILIVIIAVAIAMILVIYTDSSTYSTFTEAKEKKTELYVVGVLNKQKALHYDPKTNANHFSFFMYDNDSTECQIVFNGSKPQDIERSEQIVLTGKMDGNVFHATKILMKCPSKYNQDQVEVIETNATAFNN
- a CDS encoding lipid A deacylase LpxR family protein, whose translation is MKIFVYGITTIFLTVFIVQSVRSQTKVSNHEIVLQNDNDVYLFTAQDRYYTNGININYRIGLKLDTTKVKNRILDIEFGQKMYNGVDLKLDQKIKWDRPFAGYLYVSGEFNQYHKNDQVWSLKVELGQVGPLAQGEKVQEVIHDIFNMYHVSGWKDQISNELGVDVGIKYQKLFYRSKNKNFEISAIGSATLGMNHTNTGFSVPIRWGYLRSFDQSVFTKGHVNSQSNSKELFLYYTPSVNFHLYNATLQGGLGKRDPIKELYQIENVIVNHKIGCMVANKKSSFGLSYIFQSTEERKMLYKTHQYGSIFYGLRF
- a CDS encoding dicarboxylate/amino acid:cation symporter; protein product: MAYSTNIFFKNYGSILLLLLGIVFGSILGIYLPDIVQYIKPIGDVFLNLLFVSVIPLVFFAISSSVANIEGNNQLGKIIGTMSVVFIMGVLIAACMTIGILYLFPLDPPHIPQVHEALENNPKDTWGDKMVRFITVTEFSNLLSRQNMLALVIFSFLVGIATRKSSAVAQPFLSFLNGGNEVMKNLLILIMKLAPVGLGAYFAYQVSDLGPQLFGFYAKPLGLYYAFGTIYFFLAFSLFAFISAGKHGVTSYWRNNILPSLTALGTCSSLATMPANLLAAKKIGIPDPIANVVIPLGTTLHKQGSSISSIFKIYVAFLLIGRDFFDPSTLIISLGITLLASIVAGGIPNGGYIGEMLMISVLGLPIEAVPAVMIIGTLVDPLATMLNATGDTVASMLVSKFTGNTFDKSIDNSLES
- the mnmD gene encoding tRNA (5-methylaminomethyl-2-thiouridine)(34)-methyltransferase MnmD, translating into MEFIMTRDGSKTLFNEQIGECYHSKHGAVQESKHVFIKMGLDHFFHQYDQDEIAILEIGFGTGLNFIQTLAYTNDQKIQIDYLGIEGFPLSLETVQKTGYDDFISRDNWNDYISNYQQAFKEDTSINAKVKLHIDHTLLMDFDSDKRFDIVYFDAFATIHQPEMWSDEALAHVAKFMKSGAVFVTYAITGNLKRSMKALGFQIEKVPGAPGKREMLRATKI